In the Aneurinibacillus soli genome, one interval contains:
- a CDS encoding ParB/RepB/Spo0J family partition protein: protein MLWGKVDEIELSEIEPLYVQQVSRVGLERRKKLLKVAPRLERLMVVEWDEKRNKHWLIDGYPDYEAYKESGFKKVLCFIRPYSDGTERRIALLRKMFTPDTTSWLDKHKRISELIIEENKTTSEIAKLLGVTIRDVEHYLIHQDIPEHIVDLAFKNKASFPNIEKIRQLEIPYMVKTFLYERAVRKRGDTSRLTTDKLQKVKWLLGSSRFNELRPKEQVMMLEKSLTYKEFLISTWQKDVYRLLDYPRSL, encoded by the coding sequence ATGCTTTGGGGTAAAGTCGATGAGATAGAGTTGAGCGAAATCGAACCGCTATATGTACAGCAAGTCTCAAGGGTTGGGCTAGAACGCAGAAAGAAGTTATTAAAAGTAGCTCCTCGACTAGAGCGCTTGATGGTTGTGGAGTGGGATGAAAAGAGAAACAAGCACTGGTTAATTGACGGATATCCAGACTATGAGGCATACAAGGAAAGTGGCTTCAAAAAGGTCCTATGTTTTATCAGGCCCTATTCAGATGGTACAGAAAGAAGAATAGCACTCCTACGAAAGATGTTTACCCCGGATACTACCTCATGGCTAGATAAGCATAAAAGGATAAGCGAACTCATCATAGAAGAAAACAAAACAACTTCTGAAATTGCTAAATTGCTCGGTGTCACCATACGCGATGTTGAGCATTATCTCATTCATCAAGATATTCCTGAGCACATTGTCGATCTGGCGTTCAAAAACAAAGCAAGCTTCCCTAATATCGAAAAGATACGTCAGCTTGAAATTCCCTATATGGTAAAAACTTTTTTATATGAAAGGGCAGTTCGAAAACGGGGTGATACATCTAGATTAACAACAGATAAACTACAAAAAGTAAAATGGCTTCTTGGCTCTAGTAGGTTTAATGAGCTCAGGCCCAAAGAACAAGTGATGATGTTAGAGAAGTCTTTAACCTATAAGGAATTTCTGATATCTACCTGGCAAAAAGACGTTTATCGTTTGTTAGATTATCCGCGCTCTCTGTGA